Proteins co-encoded in one Pseudarthrobacter chlorophenolicus A6 genomic window:
- a CDS encoding ammonium transporter, whose amino-acid sequence MEISAQHVWLLISAAMVLLMTPGLGLFYGGMTRAKAALNMIMMSFISAGIVGVVWVLWGYSMTTGDGFLGIFGNPFTNFGLQNLMGSPDLIKAGYSATFAIITVALISGAIADRAKFSAWAVFVPVWITLIYCPLAYMIWGGGLMSAGGAVTAIFGQVIDFAGGAVVEISSGTAALVLAVIVGQRHGFAKDPNHRPHNLPFIMLGAALLWFGWFGFNGGAATSAEQAGLIWINTLVTPAAAMLSWLVTEKIRHGHPTSLGAASGVVAGLVAITPSCANISPVAAIGLGLVAGAACAIFVDLKYRFGLDDSLDVVGVHLGAGLIGTLALGFIALPAAGQGGGLFYGGGVQQLIAQTAAVVITLLVSGLGTLVIGRAINKTIGFRVSHEAETAGVDLSEHAESAYAFNEVGAGFNPLRAAFGHIPAGAPSADRQADQDSDRGDAETQGPDRQAKEDTFA is encoded by the coding sequence GTGGAGATCTCTGCCCAACACGTCTGGCTGCTCATCTCGGCAGCGATGGTACTGCTGATGACCCCCGGGCTCGGCCTCTTCTACGGCGGCATGACCCGCGCCAAGGCCGCGCTGAACATGATCATGATGAGCTTTATCTCCGCGGGCATCGTTGGCGTTGTCTGGGTCCTGTGGGGCTACTCAATGACCACCGGCGACGGCTTCCTGGGCATTTTCGGCAACCCGTTCACCAATTTCGGGCTGCAGAACCTGATGGGCTCCCCGGACCTGATCAAGGCCGGCTACAGCGCAACCTTCGCCATCATTACCGTGGCCCTGATCAGCGGCGCCATTGCAGACCGTGCCAAGTTCAGCGCCTGGGCCGTGTTCGTGCCGGTGTGGATCACCCTGATCTACTGCCCTCTCGCCTACATGATCTGGGGCGGCGGACTGATGAGCGCCGGCGGTGCCGTGACGGCCATTTTCGGCCAGGTCATCGACTTCGCGGGTGGCGCCGTGGTGGAAATCAGCTCCGGCACAGCCGCGCTGGTGCTCGCCGTCATCGTGGGTCAGCGCCACGGCTTCGCGAAGGACCCCAACCACCGGCCCCACAACCTCCCTTTCATCATGCTGGGTGCGGCACTGCTGTGGTTCGGCTGGTTCGGCTTCAACGGTGGCGCGGCGACCAGCGCCGAACAGGCCGGCCTGATCTGGATCAACACCCTGGTTACTCCTGCCGCGGCCATGCTCAGCTGGCTGGTGACCGAGAAGATCCGCCACGGCCACCCCACTTCCCTGGGGGCTGCGTCCGGCGTGGTGGCCGGGCTCGTGGCGATCACGCCTTCCTGCGCCAACATCAGCCCGGTGGCCGCAATCGGCCTGGGACTGGTGGCAGGTGCTGCGTGTGCCATCTTCGTTGACCTCAAATACCGCTTCGGGCTCGACGACTCCCTGGACGTGGTGGGCGTCCACCTCGGCGCCGGTCTCATCGGCACCCTGGCGCTCGGGTTTATTGCCCTGCCGGCAGCCGGGCAGGGCGGGGGCCTCTTCTACGGCGGCGGCGTGCAGCAGCTCATTGCCCAAACGGCGGCTGTGGTCATCACGCTGCTGGTCTCAGGACTCGGCACCCTGGTGATCGGCCGCGCCATCAACAAGACCATCGGCTTCCGGGTCAGCCACGAAGCTGAGACAGCCGGCGTGGACCTGTCCGAGCACGCCGAGAGCGCCTACGCATTCAACGAGGTGGGCGCCGGCTTCAACCCGCTGCGGGCGGCATTCGGCCACATTCCGGCCGGCGCACCCTCCGCAGACCGCCAGGCCGACCAGGATTCAGACCGCGGGGATGCTGAAACCCAGGGCCCGGACCGTCAGGCAAAGGAAGATACTTTCGCCTGA
- a CDS encoding PadR family transcriptional regulator, with amino-acid sequence MRGISDEKFPGPEFARGRFERGRGRRGPHGHRGGGGGFGPGFGPGFGPGFGPGFGPGFGRGGRRASRGDVRAAILSLLAESPSNGYGLIKTIAEKTEGAWRPSPGSIYPTLQQLVDEGLIEAMSEGRGTEFSLTETGREYVAGHTEEMDSAWNAVPEGSDREFHHSIGKLMGVIHQFRSGVTEEQRTAAIEKLDETRRALYKILAD; translated from the coding sequence ATGAGAGGCATTTCTGACGAAAAATTCCCCGGTCCGGAGTTCGCGAGGGGCCGGTTTGAACGAGGCAGGGGACGCCGGGGACCGCATGGCCACCGCGGCGGCGGCGGCGGTTTCGGCCCAGGTTTTGGTCCCGGTTTCGGCCCTGGTTTTGGTCCCGGCTTTGGCCCGGGTTTCGGGCGTGGGGGGCGGCGGGCCAGCCGAGGCGATGTCCGCGCCGCCATTCTCTCGCTCCTGGCGGAGTCACCGTCGAATGGTTACGGGCTGATCAAGACCATCGCTGAAAAGACCGAGGGGGCTTGGCGGCCAAGCCCGGGCTCCATCTACCCCACACTCCAGCAACTGGTGGACGAAGGGCTGATCGAGGCCATGAGTGAGGGCCGCGGTACCGAGTTCTCGCTCACCGAGACCGGCCGGGAGTACGTGGCCGGGCACACGGAGGAAATGGACAGTGCCTGGAACGCGGTACCGGAAGGATCGGACCGCGAGTTCCACCACAGCATCGGCAAACTGATGGGCGTGATCCACCAGTTCCGCAGCGGTGTCACGGAGGAGCAGCGGACCGCCGCCATCGAGAAGCTGGACGAAACCCGGCGTGCGCTCTACAAAATCCTGGCGGACTAG